Below is a window of Cytobacillus firmus DNA.
TGCTTCCCGCGGAGTAAGTACACGTGTTGAGGTGCGGAGCGTTGACCCTGCTGCAAACCCATACCTTGCTATGGCTGTATTATTAAAAGCTGGCCTGGACGGAATCAAAAATAAAATGACTCCTCCTGCTCCAGTGGACCGCAATATCTATGTCATGACAAAAGAAGAGCGTGAGGAAGAGGGAATCAAGGATCTGCCTCCTACATTGGCAGCAGCCCTTGAAGAACTAAAGAGAGATGAGGTAATTGTTTCTGCTCTCGGCGATCACATTTTTGAACATTTCATTGAGGCGAAAGAAATCGAGTGGGATATGTTCCGTACGCAAGTGCATCCATGGGAGCGCGAGCAGTACCTGAGCATGTATTAAAAAGTAACCCCCTTGACACCATTGGTGTTGAGGGGTTTTTGTATTCGGGCAGAAATTTTTTAATAGTTATGTTTTTTGCTTTGCCCGAAAAATGCCCATTTTAAAGCAATAAACTTATTTAAGGACATATTTAGGGCACGATTAAAACGATAAAAGGAATCATCATTGCCCCAACCCTACAAAATTTAATTTTTTCCTTTTTCTTTTTAAATTAACCTGCCTCTATAGTTGAATAAAAAGAATGGCTGTAAAACGGCAGCCGTTCTTTAAGTAATGCCCCGATTTGTTTATGTAGAAATCTTCACAATCTTTTCTTTACCTAACAATATATAATCTCTTAAATGTGTTGGGGCAATACAAAAAGACGCCCTCTTATTAAAGAAAAGCGCAAGATTGCGGAATAATAAAAACGCGGAAGAGCTGCAAAATCATCACCTTAGCTCATTCATATAGTTTATCGGAAAATAAAATTTCCATTTTAGTTCTATTCTTTGTACTGGAGTTTTTTATTATTTCAGACCAAATGAATATTTACGAAAAACTTCCCACTTGCAAAACAAAAAATCCATTAACAGCAAAGTAAGTTTTTAAAAAACAGGCAGTAACACGCACCTAAAATAAAATGTACATAGGAAGCTTGTCCCTTTCAAATTTAACTCCTTTACATATATTGAATCATGTAAGCAATAAATTAAAAGGAGAGATATAAAAATGGAACAAGAAAGCTCAATTAGAATATCACCATTTCAGTCCCTTAATGGTTCGTTAGACCCTAGACTTTCATTTGTCTGGTTACCGCCGATAGGAGACGGTACGCCTGCCCCAAGTACATTTGATAACTCACTTCAAGGCAATATTACTGTAACCATAGAAAATCTGACGACAGGTGTTACACTCGATCAGTTAGAAATTCTCGCAAATTCCGAAAGCAATTATAGAGTTAACTGGAGAGCAAGAAATGTTCAACCAGGAGATCAAGTTCAATTTCTCGTTGAGGTAAACGAAGTTACTCGAAATGGGGTAGAACTTTCACCTATTGAACTAGACCCTGTTGTTGTTACGGTCGCACCAAATACGTTTCTTAATAATCAGAACGTTCCAATTAGATTTAGAATTGATAACGATCCTGTCATTCGTGCCCGCCAGTTAAATATTCAGGGTGATACAGCCACGCAGATTGCAGAACAATTAAATGCTGAGTTTTTTTTAACTTTCCAACAAAGTGCCTTAATTCTTACCAACGAGGCATTCACTGCACTCGAGGTAGCAGGTGCAATTGTAACAGTATTTGACTTAGGAGTTTCGGAAACTGCCAATCTTCTAAGATCGCTGGGGTTTGATGTAATTGGAATTGCTCAAGCGCTTCAGCAAGTTTTCGGTTTGGGTGCTCAGGCTGCGGCCACTATCTTAAAGGACATCGGTTTTGTTGTTACGGAGGTTGCTCAAGCGCTTCAACAGGTTTTCGGTTTGGGTGCTCAGGTTGCGTCACTAATCTTAAAAGCAATCGGGTTTGTTGCCAACGAGATTGCGGCTGCTCTTCAACAAGTATTTGCATTGACTGCCCAAGCAACGGCTGAAGTCTTGAAAGCAATTGGGTTTGTTGCCAACGAAATTGCGGCTGCTCTTCAACAGGTATTTGGATTGTCTGCCCAAGCAGCGGCGAATATCCTAAAAGCAATCGGGTTTGTTGCCAACGAGATTGCGGCTGCTCTTCAACAAGTATTTGGACTGGCTGCCCAAGCAGCGGCGAATATCCTAAAAGTAATTGGATTTATTGCCAACGAGATTGCAGCTGCTCTTCAACAAGTATTTGGATTGGCTGCCTTAGCAGCGGCTGAAGTCTTAAAAGCGATCGGGTTTGTTGTTAACGAGATTGCGGCTGCTCTTCAACAAGTATTTGTACTAGCAGCCTTAGCAACAGCCGAAATCTTAAAAGCGATCGGGTTTGTTGTCAACCAGATTGCAGCTGCTCTTCAACAAGTATTTGGACTAGCTGCCCTGGCAGCGGCTGAAATCTTAAAAGGGATCGGGTTTGTTGCCAACCAGATTGCGGCTGCTCTTCAGCAAATATTTGGACTAGCTGCCCTAGCAGCGGCTGAAATCTTAAAAGGGATCGGGTTTGTTGTCAACGAGATTGCGGCTGCTCTTCAACAAGTATTTGGATTGGCTGCTCAAGCAGCCGCTATAATTTTAAATGCGATTGGGGTTGCTTTCAACGAGATTGCGACTGCTCTTCAACAAGTTTTCGAATCATCTTTGTTGCAAATAAGTCAGATTCTCAGAGATGCTTTTTCCTTTTCAGCTGAAGCCATTGCTCAACTTCTAAACAGTGTGTTTGATGTAACGAACGATATTGTTGCAAGTATATTAAATGATCTTGGATATGCTTTAGAAGAAATAGGCGAGGCTCTTGAAGATGTGTTTGGAGATGTTGGCGAATTTTTCTGTGATCTTGTTTCAGATATTCCTGTTATTGGTGACCTATTTTGCTAGATACTGTAAAATAGCTTAACATCAATAGTTACCAACAAATTCACCTTGGATGATAATCCTGCTTCTTTAGTAAGAAGAAGTCAAAAGCGCTTCTCACTCGAGGAGGGCTCTAATAATTTTCTTCAGTAATTTCCTCAAAAGTGACTCCATAAAACTCTGCAAGCTTTTCTAATTTGTTCTTCCTGGGAAAACTCTTAGTCAATTCCCAATAGCCGATAGTAATATAATGAACCCCGATAGCTTTAGCTGAGAGTGTAGTAATTGTGGGATGAAGAAGTCAATTTAATAATTAGTTTGCTTAAAAATGCAAAGCCAGAGGGTTGTTCCGTACGCTAGTGCATCCATGGGAGCGCGGGCAGTACCTGAGCATATACTAAGAAAATATGAAAACCCCTGGCTGATAAAGTCAGGGGTTTTTAATGTAAAAAATGCAAAAACCCCGTTTTCAAATGAACGAGGTTTTAACCAATTTCTATTTCTCTGCATCTCTCTATTCTTTGTGTCTTATTTTTAAGAAATCGAGACATGTCAGCAGTGCATCTCCTCCAAATCCTGCAATCACCGCCAGTAGAACTACCTTTAAGGCAGAGTCAGGATCTGAAGATACGACCAAAAAAACAGCCGCTAAAGCCCCCATAATTACCTCTTCAAAGACCCCCAGATAGATGAATTTTTTTGTCCTTCTGGGTTTAACCATTTTGCCTTCTTTCCGAATATGTCCAACGACACCGACCAGCCCACCAATCAACAAAGCGAAGGTAATGTTCAAAAACATCTTTTCTTCACACTCCTAAAGTCGAGATTTTGGACAAGCGACCTTAGGTTGATTCTCGGTGTATTACCATTATATAGAAAGTAACTATAAAATAACATGCATAAAAATACCGAATTTTCTGAATAATAAATTAGTCATACATGACTGTAACCTTATGCTAAAAGAAAAGTATCAGTGACTTTCGTAGGATTTAACTGATAGTACCAGGTAATAAGAACTGATAACCTTCTTGAAAATGGAAAAAAACAAAAAGCAGGCAGAGGTGCCTGCTTTTTACAATCTATTAATGCATATGACGGTATACGCCTATAACCTTGCCAAGAATAGAAACATTGCGGAGGATAATTGGTTCCATTGTCGAGTTTTCCGGCTGCAGACGGATAAAGTCTTTTTCTTTAAAGAACCTTTTAACAGTTGCTTCATCTTCCTCTGTCATGGCCACCACGATATCCCCATTATTGGCAGTGCTCTGCTGTTTGACGATTACATAGTCTCCATCAAGTATTCCTGCTTCAATCATACTTTCGCCCATGATCTCAAGCATGAATACATGCTCGTCAGCAGGTGCCATTCTTTCCGGAAGAGGGAAGTATTCTTCGACATTTTCAATTGCCGTTATCGGCTGCCCTGCAGTTACTTTACCGACGATCGGAACGTTGACTGCTCTGACCTTGGGAATGTTAGAAGCCTCGTCCAAATCTAAAATCTCAATGGCGCGAGGTTTAGTAGGATCTCTGCGGATAAGCCCTTTGCTTTCAAGCCTGGCCAGGTGACCGTGAACGGTCGAGCTTGAAGCAAGGCCCACTGCTTCCCCGATTTCTCTTACAGAAGGGGGATAACCTCTCAATTTAACTTCTTCCTTTATGAACTCCAATATGTCTTGCTGTCTTTTTGATAATTTCACCATCTTTACGCACCTCGTATGTGTTTTGTTGTCTCAATTATAGCATCAATTACCATATGATACAAACATAAGTTCGAATTTATGTTGACACGAAACAAATGTTCGGTCTATAATGAAATCAACGAATACGAACATACATTCTTTTGAGGTGGTATATTATGCTGAACAAATTGTGGAAATCATATTCTTATGCTATTATTCTCTTCGTTTTAAGCTTGGCAGCATCGTTTGTAATGCTTGTGCAGATAGAAACACCTGATACGGAAAAGTTTGTGAAAGTCACTGTTGCAGAAGGTGATTCTTTATGGGAGATTGCTGAAAATTTTTCTGCTGAGCATTCTCTGACAACAGATCAATTTATAAATTGGGTAGAACGAAATAATGGGATAGCGGCAGGAAGGATTTTTCCAGGTGATGAAATTGTTATTCCAGTAAAAGCCCTGGATGACCAGCCATATAAAGAGCTTGCGAGTTCAGACCTTAACAAATAAGGAGAAATTATGAAAGCAATAATTTACTGCAGAGTTAGTACAACAAAGGATACTCAGGAAACGTCCCTTTCAAGACAGGAAGAAGAGCTTTTGAACCTGGCAGAAAAACATGACTTTGAAGTAGTCAAGGTCATCCGCGAACAGGCCAGCGGATACGATCTCGAAAGAGACGGTATATTGGAACTTTTAGACTTAATTAAAAAAAAGGATATTAAGGTTGTTCTCATCCAGGATGAAACCAGGCTGGGGAGGGGAAATGCCAAGATTGCGATTCTCCATTGCATCTTTAAAGAAGAAGTCCAATTATACAGCATTTCTAATAACGGCAAGCTGGAGCTTTCGGAATCAGATTCGATGGTGCTTAGCATTGTAGGGATGGTAGAGGAGTATCAGAGAAAGCTGCATAACATCAAAATCAGACGCGGCATGCAGAGGGCTGTTGATAAAGGATACAGGCCCGAGAAAAATCTAAGTAATCAGGGTGCAAATGGCGGCAGGGAAAGAATAGAAGTGCCGATAGAGGAAATTGTCCGGCTGAGGAAAAACGAGTTAACGTTTGCTGAAATTGCTGCGACGCTTAGGGGGTTTGGCTATAATATTTCCAAAGCAACTGTCCATAGAAGGTATAAAGAACATATTGATTCACATGCTGAGTAGAGCACTTTTCTTGTCAAAAGTGCTCATTTTTAGTATGATGGCATTTGAGTTTCAGTATTGTTCCATATCTGAAGCTGCTGTATAATAAAAACTTCCATCAGAATTATTCAAAGGTAAACTTTTGATATAAAGGAGTTTTAATAAATGCTGCCTAAACAAAAACTTGCCCGAATTAATGAACTGGCAAAGAAGTCCAAGGAATCCGGATTAACAGAAGCAGAAGCGAAAGAACAGACTTCTCTCCGCAAAGAGTATTTGGAGACTTTCCGCTCTGGCATGTTAAACACGCTGAAGGGCGTAACAATCGTTGACCCTACAGGGAACGATGTAACTCCGAAAAAACTGAAAGAATTCCAAAATAAAAACCGCCTTCACTAATAATATAATTGCAAGGGATACACTGCGCTGTATTCCTTCTTTTAATAGAGGAGATGGCAATACTGACTATCTCCGCTTTTTTTACATATGCCGGATCTTTTTGTGTCAATATAGTAACAAACCGGCTTTTTTTGTCCCTTACCTGACCCTATTGGTTGTGAAAAAAAGGGACACCCGATAATATTAAAAGAGTGAAGAATTACTACTCGAAAGGATGTATTGAATGTTTAATCACACAGATGAACTCTCCATCAGTTCCATTCGTACTTTATCAATTGACGCCATTGAAAAGGCGAACTCCGGCCATCCGGGAATGCCAATGGGAGCTGCTCCAATGGCTTATACACTTTGGACACGCTTCATGAACCACAATCCGAAAAATCCAGAATGGTTCAACCGTGACCGTTTTGTTCTTTCTGCCGGACATGGCTCTATGCTTTTATACAGCCTTCTTCATCTTTCCGGCTATGATGTTTCCATGAATGACATTAAAGAGTTCAGACAGTGGGGAAGCAAGACCCCCGGTCACCCTGAATTCGGCCATACACCTGGTGTTGACGCAACAACAGGCCCATTAGGACAAGGTATTGCTATGGCTGTCGGTATGGCTATGGCTGAACGCCACTTGGCTGCAACATACAATAAAGACAACTTCAATGTTGTTGATCATTATACATACAGCATCTGCGGTGACGGAGACCTTATGGAAGGCGTTTCGGCTGAAGCTGCTTCCCTTGCCGGCCACTTGAAGCTGGGCAGATTGGTTGTTCTTTATGATTCAAATGATATCTCACTTGATGGAGACCTTGATAAGTCTTTCTCTGAAAGTGTTGAACAGCGCTTCAAATCATACGGCTGGCAGTACATCCGTGTAGAAGACGGCAATGATCTTCACGAAATTGCAAAAGCAATTGAAGAAGCGAAACAGGATGAAAGCCGCCCGACAATGATCGAAGTGAAAACAGTCATCGGCTATGGTTCTCCAAACAAATCAGGCAAATCTGATGTGCATGGCGCTCCTCTTGGTGCTGACGAGTTGAAATTAACAAAAGAAGCTTATAAATGGACATTTGAAGAAGACTTCCATGTTCCACAGGAAGTATATGATCACTTTAAGCAGCAAGTTGTTGAAAACGGTGCGAAAAAGCAGCAGGAATGGGAAGACCTTTTTGCTCAATACAAGGAATCTCATCCTGAGTTAGGGAAACAGCTGGAGCAGGCGATCAATGGTGAGCTTGCTGAAGGCTGGGATAAAGACATCCCTGTTTATGAAGAAGGAAAGAGCCTTGCCAGCCGCGCTTCTTCCGGAGAAGCGCTAAATGCTATCGCTCAGAATCTGCCTTCATTCTTTGGCGGATCTGCAGACCTTGCAGGCTCTAACAAAACAATGATAAAAGGGACGGGTGACTTTACGGCTGAATCATTTGATGGCCGCAACATCTGGTTCGGTGTACGTGAATTTGCAATGGGTGCTGCATTGAATGGAATGGCGCTTCACGGCGGATTAAATGTTTTCGGCGGAACATTCTTCGTGTTCTCTGATTACCTTCGCCCCGCAATTCGTCTGGCTGCTCTTATGAACCTGCCTGTAACGTATGTATTTACACATGACAGTATCGCTGTCGGTGAAGACGGCCCAACACATGAGCCTGTAGAACAGCTTGCTGCACTTCGTGCCATGCCAAACCTATCTGTTGTCCGTCCTGCTGACGGAAACGAAACAGCAGCTGCCTGGAAAACAGCAATCGAATCAACAAACAAGCCGACTGCATTAGTATTGACACGTCAAAACCTGCCTACATTAAAAGGTACGGATTCTGCGGCATACGAAGGCGTTCAAAAAGGCGGATATGTTGTATCTCCAGCTTCTAACAGCAATGCGGATGTATTATTGCTTGCTGCAGGATCTGAAGTCAGCCTTGCAGTTGAAGCTCAAAAAGCGCTTGAAGGTGAAGGCATCCATGCATCTGTAGTAAGCATGCCTGCCTGGGACCGATTTGAAGCTCAATCAAAAGAGTACAAAGAAAGCGTAATTCCTAAGACAGTCAAAAAACGTCTTGCCATTGAAATGGGATCTTCACTTGGCTGGCACCGCTATGCAGGAGACGAAGGCGATGTTCTTGCCATCGATACCTTCGGTGCATCTGCACCAGGTGAAAGAATTATGGAAGAATACGGATTCACCGTAGACAACGTTGTAGCACGTGTTAAAGCCTTGCTGCAGGGATAACGATATTCGGGAAGGGAGAGCCTAGAGGCTCTTCCTTTTTTTATGCCATTAAAGACAGTGAGTATTTCAGCCGTCATCAAAAAAACAAGATTACCATTAATCAAATCGGGGAATATGCAATAGTGAATATTTGTAAAAGAGTCAAACAGCAGATGTTCTTCCATCAAGAATC
It encodes the following:
- a CDS encoding DUF4257 domain-containing protein, whose product is MFLNITFALLIGGLVGVVGHIRKEGKMVKPRRTKKFIYLGVFEEVIMGALAAVFLVVSSDPDSALKVVLLAVIAGFGGDALLTCLDFLKIRHKE
- the lexA gene encoding transcriptional repressor LexA translates to MVKLSKRQQDILEFIKEEVKLRGYPPSVREIGEAVGLASSSTVHGHLARLESKGLIRRDPTKPRAIEILDLDEASNIPKVRAVNVPIVGKVTAGQPITAIENVEEYFPLPERMAPADEHVFMLEIMGESMIEAGILDGDYVIVKQQSTANNGDIVVAMTEEDEATVKRFFKEKDFIRLQPENSTMEPIILRNVSILGKVIGVYRHMH
- the yneA gene encoding cell division suppressor protein YneA, which codes for MLNKLWKSYSYAIILFVLSLAASFVMLVQIETPDTEKFVKVTVAEGDSLWEIAENFSAEHSLTTDQFINWVERNNGIAAGRIFPGDEIVIPVKALDDQPYKELASSDLNK
- a CDS encoding YneB family resolvase-like protein, whose product is MKAIIYCRVSTTKDTQETSLSRQEEELLNLAEKHDFEVVKVIREQASGYDLERDGILELLDLIKKKDIKVVLIQDETRLGRGNAKIAILHCIFKEEVQLYSISNNGKLELSESDSMVLSIVGMVEEYQRKLHNIKIRRGMQRAVDKGYRPEKNLSNQGANGGRERIEVPIEEIVRLRKNELTFAEIAATLRGFGYNISKATVHRRYKEHIDSHAE
- a CDS encoding DUF896 domain-containing protein, translating into MLPKQKLARINELAKKSKESGLTEAEAKEQTSLRKEYLETFRSGMLNTLKGVTIVDPTGNDVTPKKLKEFQNKNRLH
- the tkt gene encoding transketolase, with protein sequence MFNHTDELSISSIRTLSIDAIEKANSGHPGMPMGAAPMAYTLWTRFMNHNPKNPEWFNRDRFVLSAGHGSMLLYSLLHLSGYDVSMNDIKEFRQWGSKTPGHPEFGHTPGVDATTGPLGQGIAMAVGMAMAERHLAATYNKDNFNVVDHYTYSICGDGDLMEGVSAEAASLAGHLKLGRLVVLYDSNDISLDGDLDKSFSESVEQRFKSYGWQYIRVEDGNDLHEIAKAIEEAKQDESRPTMIEVKTVIGYGSPNKSGKSDVHGAPLGADELKLTKEAYKWTFEEDFHVPQEVYDHFKQQVVENGAKKQQEWEDLFAQYKESHPELGKQLEQAINGELAEGWDKDIPVYEEGKSLASRASSGEALNAIAQNLPSFFGGSADLAGSNKTMIKGTGDFTAESFDGRNIWFGVREFAMGAALNGMALHGGLNVFGGTFFVFSDYLRPAIRLAALMNLPVTYVFTHDSIAVGEDGPTHEPVEQLAALRAMPNLSVVRPADGNETAAAWKTAIESTNKPTALVLTRQNLPTLKGTDSAAYEGVQKGGYVVSPASNSNADVLLLAAGSEVSLAVEAQKALEGEGIHASVVSMPAWDRFEAQSKEYKESVIPKTVKKRLAIEMGSSLGWHRYAGDEGDVLAIDTFGASAPGERIMEEYGFTVDNVVARVKALLQG